GGGAAGAAGCGGCcgacgtcgacggcgacggcgagggatCCCTGGGCTACCAAACTGGAGTAGCACCTACCAGCTACCACTAACCAGACGCCCCCGCACCACACCTCATACCAACAAAACTTCACCTACCCAACCCGAGCTTTCGCTCAATCCCTTCCTTTCCTCCTCGTGACGAGCTCGTGATCAAACTAGATCAGCCAAATTCCCAAATGCGCGGATAAAATACTGTCACAAGTGCGAAGGCTCCTGAGAAaacaagtacggagtagtatactAGTGCCAATCCACGGTGCAagcggcgaggcggaggctgAGCACTCGAGCAGGCGGCCGGGCGGGGGCAATACATGGCGGCGACCGCGAGGGGGAGCGCGCGGGAGATCCGGGCGGCCGACGTGGAGGTGGCCGGGCTCGCCGCGGCCGAGGCGGGCGCCTTCCTCGCGGCTctccgctccgccgccgcgtcgtcgccgtcttcggaCGCGGCCGAGGTgtgggcggcggtggtggcggcgggtgTTCTGCGGCCGGAGCACCCGCACGCGCTCCACCAGCTCGTCTACTACTCCGTCTACGCCGGCTgggaccgcgccgcccgggGCCCGCCTCCCTACTGGTTCCCGTCCCCGTAAGTCCCGCCCCCGAACCTATCCCTCTGTTTCTCGTTTCTGAAGGATAGCTGAACATGGTTTTCTGGCGGCGCTCTGTTGCCAAATGTTGACCCAACCGAGTAGTGGAAATACTCCGCATAGATAGTGCTGGAGCAGTTAGGCTGACGATTGGAGCCATTGCTGCTAGTGTCAGTCTAAGCCATGTAAATTTCGAACATCTAATTCCACCAAATCAGTTAGCTCATGGTTCCATCGAAGGTACTacctctgtttctttttttatcaGACATCCTATCAAGCCAAAACGTCTTATAGAagggaacagagggagtagtgtCTAGTCCAAACATAAAAAAGTCTGCAAGACTGTAACTGCGTTGTAGATTCACACCATGTGCACTATGTGATATTACTATGATCTATTGTTTCAGGATTGACTGTAAGCGAACAAATCTCGGGAGAATGATGGAACAGAATGGGCCTAAGCTGTTAGGATCATCGTACAAGGATCCGATTTCGAGCTTTGATCTCTTTCACAAATTCTCAGTAGAGAATCAGGAGGTCAGTTTTGTCTAAATTAGTAATTTGCTTCACATTATAAGTGAACGACTAAATATAAGTTCAGTTTCTTCATAATCGTTAATCTAAGCTTAGCCTCCTAGGTGATCCTTTCTTAGGTGTACTGGAGAATGGTGCTAAAGGAGCTCTCAGTCAAGTTCCTGCGCGAACCAAAGTCGATTCTAGATGCATCAGATAAATCAAAGAAAGGAGGAACATGGTTCCAAGGCGCTGTGCTTAACATTGCTGAATGTTGTCTGCTACCTTGGCCTTCCCAAAATAGGACAGATGACAGCACAGCTATTGTTTGGAGGGATGAGGGCCTTGATGATTATCCGGTGAATCGTATGTCGCTGAAGGAGCTTCGCACTCAAGTGATGTATGCATCTTTTATCAAATTAACAGTAGCGAGCGTTCAAAAACCTTGAAACTTTCTTTGTTTGATTGTACAATGTCATCatcatgattttgtttggCTATGGTGTTTTCAGGACTGTTGCACATGCCCTTGATACCATGTTTCAAAAGGGGGACCGGATTGCTATAGACATGCCTATGACATGCAATGCTGTCATTATTTATTTGGCAATCATCCTTGGGGGCTTTGTTGTTGTGTCAATAGCAGACAGTTTCGCACCTCAGGAGATTGGTACACGCATGAGAGTCTCAAACGCAAAGGCAATTTTTACTCAGGTTAGACTGTAGGAAACCTTATGTACAGCGACACTATAGCGGGGCTTATACTAATTTCACGAGATTTCAGGATTTCATAATTAGAGGAGGGAAGCAATTTCCACTTTACAGGTATATGATTGATCAAATAATTAGTTAATATATGTGTTTAGTAACTTAATTTGTTCAACTTTAACAAGAAAatagtattattttttggtAGGATTTATCTCCTGTGAAAACAATTGTTTTGCATTGTTGTAACAATATATTTCTTCATAGTTTTCTTGCCTGATCTTACTGAGCTATCATAGAACAATTCTCAATACTCATCTAAATAGGTCAAATTCTGTTCTTTAGCCGTGTCATGGAAGGAACTTCATCTAAAGCTATTGTAATTCCTGCAACTGGAGACTGTCTTGGAGTTACACCAAGGACTGGCGATATGTCCTGGAAAGATTTTCTTTCTCGTGCTGCTGGAAGGTATGCAATAAGTTTGATCCTTCTCATGTCACACAATCAAAAGTAAATGATGGTCTGAATTTAGATTTTGTTTCACGAAAATTTTGGTAGTACGTTGCAAAACAAAGGTGATTTCGTGATATGACCAACATGGCAACAGTTTTTTTAGACTCAGGGGCAACAGCCCCTGGCCCCAAATTTCATTGAGACCTAGGTTCGGCCAGAGTTTAAACCATACAGTCTGAGTGTCCCAAAACGAACTGGCAAAGCACCAGAAAC
This is a stretch of genomic DNA from Brachypodium distachyon strain Bd21 chromosome 1, Brachypodium_distachyon_v3.0, whole genome shotgun sequence. It encodes these proteins:
- the LOC100823856 gene encoding probable acyl-activating enzyme 18, peroxisomal isoform X2 — encoded protein: MAATARGSAREIRAADVEVAGLAAAEAGAFLAALRSAAASSPSSDAAEVWAAVVAAGVLRPEHPHALHQLVYYSVYAGWDRAARGPPPYWFPSPIDCKRTNLGRMMEQNGPKLLGSSYKDPISSFDLFHKFSVENQEVYWRMVLKELSVKFLREPKSILDASDKSKKGGTWFQGAVLNIAECCLLPWPSQNRTDDSTAIVWRDEGLDDYPVNRMSLKELRTQVMTVAHALDTMFQKGDRIAIDMPMTCNAVIIYLAIILGGFVVVSIADSFAPQEIGTRMRVSNAKAIFTQDFIIRGGKQFPLYSRVMEGTSSKAIVIPATGDCLGVTPRTGDMSWKDFLSRAAGRSSIYSPVYQPSDALINILFSSGTTGEPKAIPWTQLCPIRCGADTWAHLDVRPQDIGCWPTNLGWVMGPILLFSCFLSGATLALYHGSPLGHGFCKFVQDARVNMLGTVPSLVKAWKAGNLTKGIDWTKIRVLATTGEASDIDDNLWLSSRACYKPIVECCGGTELASSYIQGSLLQPQAFGAFSGKSMSTGFVILDEQGHPYPDDQPCAGEVGLFPLYFGATDRLLNGDHDKVYFDGMPIYKGRAL